The Acidimicrobiia bacterium genome includes the window CGACCGCCAGCACGAGCAGGGCAAGCTGACTGCCCGCGAGCGCATCGAGCTCCTGCTCGACAAAGGCTCGTTCCAGGAAATCGACATGTTCGTCCGTCATCAGGCGTCCGGTTTCGGTATCGAAGAGAAGCGGCCGGCGGGGGATGCCGTGGTCACGGGTTGGGGCACCGTCGACGGGCGCACCGTCTTCGTGTTCGCAGAAGACTTCACCGTGTTCGGCGGCAGCCTGGGCCGGGCGGTGAGCGACAAGATCGTCAAGGTCATGGACCTGGCCATGCAGGTCGGAGCTCCCATCGTCGGGTTGAAGGATTCCGGCGGCGCCCGGATTCAGGAAGGTGTCGCTTCCCTGGCAGGGTACGGCGAGATATTCGAGCGCAACACCAGAGCGTCCGGCGTTATCCCCCAGATCTCGATAATCATGGGCCCGTGTGCCGGCGGGGCCGTCTATTCGCCTGCCATAACCGACTTCGTCTATCAGATCGACGGAACAAGCCACCTCTTCATCACCGGACCGGACGTGATCAAGGCCGTCACCGCCGAGGAAGTCACGATGGAAGACCTCGGAGGCGCCCACGCCCATGCCGGGATATCGGGAGTCACCCACTTCGTCGCAACGGACGAGGAGGACGCCCTGGAGCAGGTGCGGTACCTCCTCTCGTTCCTCCCTCAGAGCAACATGGAGGTACCCCCCTACTTCACGCCGACGGACCCGCCCGATCGAATGGACGACGAACTCGACGCGATGATCCCCGATTCGCCGAATCAGCCCTACGACATGGTCGAGCTCATCGAACGCATCGTCGACGACGGCGCCTTCTATCAGGTACATCAGGACTTCGCGCAGAACATCGTGGTCGGGCTCGGCCGCCTCGACGGCTACACGGTGGGGCTGGTCGGCAACCAACCTGCCTCGCTCGCCGGAACCCTCGACATCTCCGCCAGCGAGAAGGCAGCCCGATTCGTCCGGTTCTGCGACGCCTTCAACATCCCTCTCGTCACCTTCGTAGATGTCCCCGGTTTCCTGCCGGGCGTCGACCAGGAACACAACGGCATCATCCGTCACGGCGCCAAACTCCTCTACGCATACAGCGAGTCCACCGTTCCGCGGGTCACGGTCATCACTCGCAAGGCTTATGGGGGCGCCTACGTGGTCATGAACTCGCGTGGCATCCGGGCCGACCTGGTTCTCGCCTGGCCGTCTGCTGAGATCGCCGTGATGGGCGCCCGGGGTGCGGTCAACGTGATCTTCCGCCGTGAGCTGGCCGGGGCCGACGACACCGAGTCCAAGCGGGCGGAACTCATTGCCGACTACGAGGACAAGTTCGCGAACCCGTATCGGGCGGCCGAGCTCGGGCTGGTCGACGAGGTGATCGAACCACGCGAGACGAGACCGAAACTGATCAGGGCGCTGGAAATGCTCCGCAACAAGCGCGAGGAACTCCCGCCCAAGAAACACGGGAACATCCCACTATGAGTCGCGAGTCCCGAGTCCCGAGTCGCGAGTCGCGAGTCCCGAGTCGCGAGTGGGCTCTACCATGCCTGCCATGAAGTCAGTCCTCGTAGCGAACCGCGGTGAGATCGCCGTCCGGGTGATCCGCTCGGCGAAGGAGATGGGGCTCCGGACGATCGCCGTCTATTCCGAGCTGGATCGCGACGCTCTGCACGTGCAACTCGCCGACGAGGCATGGAACATCGGCCCCGCTCCTGCCGCAGAGTCCTACCTCAATATCGAACGGATACTGGCGGTCGCCGCCGAGGCAAAGGCAGAGTCGGTGCATCCCGGGTACGGATTCCTCGCGGAGAACGCCGACTTCGCGGAAGCAGTGTCGGCTGCCGGACTCATCTGGATCGGTCCCCCGCCTGAATCCATTCGCATGATGGGTGACAAGATCTCCTCCCGGCAAGCCGCGCAGGCCGCGGGCGTTCCGATGGTCCCGGGCACCGTCGAAGCCCTCCAGAGCGCCGACGAGGCGAAAACCGTCGCGGCCAAGTTCGGCTATCCGGTTGCCATCAAGGCCTCGGCCGGGGGCGGCGGCAAGGGGTTGCGGGTCGTCGGGAACGAGGTCGAACTCGAGGCGGCCATAGACGGAGCCAAACGTGAGGCACAAGCGTATTTCGGAAACGCAGAGGTCTACGTCGAGAAGTTCGTCGAGAACGCACGGCACATCGAAGCTCAGATCATCGTTGACGCCGACGGGGTCGGTCACTTCCTCGGAGAGCGTGACTGCTCCGTTCAGCGGCGCCATCAGAAGCTGATCGAGGAGACACCGGCCGTCGGGTTCCCGGACAGGGTCCGCAAGAGGTTCGGCAAGGCGGCATTGGCGGTGGCAGAAGCATGCGGATATCGCAATGCGGGCACCGTGGAGTTCCTGGTCGATCAGGATCACAACTTCTACTTCCTCGAAATGAACACCCGGCTTCAGGTCGAGCACACGATCACCGAGATGGTGACGGGCATCGACCTCGTCCAGGCTCAACTGGCGGTCGCACAGGGAGACCCGCTGCCGTTCAACAACGTCGAGCCACGCGGCCACGCAATCGAGTTCCGGATCAACGCCGAGGATCCGGGCCACGACTTCCTCCCGACACCGGGAAGGGTGATCGAGTACCGGGAACCGGCAGGCATCGGCGTCCGGGTCGACAGTTGGATCCGCCCGTCGACCTCGATCAGCCAGTACTACGACAACCTCATGGCCAAACTCGTTGTCTGGGGCGCTGATCGGGACGAAGCGATCCGCCGCAGCAGGCGGGCGTTGGAGGAGTACGTGATCAGCGGCGTCCGTTCCACCATTCCTGCCCACCTGGCCGTGCTGCAGCACGAAGATTTCCTGGCGGGCCGCCATCACACCAAGTGGATGGAGGACGAGGTTGACCTCTCGCACATCACCTGGGGAACATCCTCGGCCCTCCCAGAAGACACCGACCTGACCGAACGATCGATCATGGTGGAAGTCGGCGGACGGCGTTACGACGTTCGCATGTGGACGAGCCAGATTCAACCGGCGGCCGGCGGGACCCGCCCGGCACCCCGCCGGAAGTCACCGAGCCTCGGCCGGGGCTCCGGCAACGCCGGCGGCGCCGACGCG containing:
- a CDS encoding acyl-CoA carboxylase subunit beta, translated to MGTEERIENLRLLREEALHAGSQRAVDRQHEQGKLTARERIELLLDKGSFQEIDMFVRHQASGFGIEEKRPAGDAVVTGWGTVDGRTVFVFAEDFTVFGGSLGRAVSDKIVKVMDLAMQVGAPIVGLKDSGGARIQEGVASLAGYGEIFERNTRASGVIPQISIIMGPCAGGAVYSPAITDFVYQIDGTSHLFITGPDVIKAVTAEEVTMEDLGGAHAHAGISGVTHFVATDEEDALEQVRYLLSFLPQSNMEVPPYFTPTDPPDRMDDELDAMIPDSPNQPYDMVELIERIVDDGAFYQVHQDFAQNIVVGLGRLDGYTVGLVGNQPASLAGTLDISASEKAARFVRFCDAFNIPLVTFVDVPGFLPGVDQEHNGIIRHGAKLLYAYSESTVPRVTVITRKAYGGAYVVMNSRGIRADLVLAWPSAEIAVMGARGAVNVIFRRELAGADDTESKRAELIADYEDKFANPYRAAELGLVDEVIEPRETRPKLIRALEMLRNKREELPPKKHGNIPL
- a CDS encoding acetyl-CoA carboxylase biotin carboxylase subunit, which gives rise to MKSVLVANRGEIAVRVIRSAKEMGLRTIAVYSELDRDALHVQLADEAWNIGPAPAAESYLNIERILAVAAEAKAESVHPGYGFLAENADFAEAVSAAGLIWIGPPPESIRMMGDKISSRQAAQAAGVPMVPGTVEALQSADEAKTVAAKFGYPVAIKASAGGGGKGLRVVGNEVELEAAIDGAKREAQAYFGNAEVYVEKFVENARHIEAQIIVDADGVGHFLGERDCSVQRRHQKLIEETPAVGFPDRVRKRFGKAALAVAEACGYRNAGTVEFLVDQDHNFYFLEMNTRLQVEHTITEMVTGIDLVQAQLAVAQGDPLPFNNVEPRGHAIEFRINAEDPGHDFLPTPGRVIEYREPAGIGVRVDSWIRPSTSISQYYDNLMAKLVVWGADRDEAIRRSRRALEEYVISGVRSTIPAHLAVLQHEDFLAGRHHTKWMEDEVDLSHITWGTSSALPEDTDLTERSIMVEVGGRRYDVRMWTSQIQPAAGGTRPAPRRKSPSLGRGSGNAGGADAGVLTAPMQGTIVKLHVKAGEHVEAGDPVCILEAMKMENEVKAPIAGEVVDLKVRAGDTVTPGAIIAVIR